The genomic DNA CATCAAAAGGGCGCCTAAGTTTATGAGAAGTTGCGGATTAGAGTGGCTATATAGATTGATAAAAGAACCTTGGAGATATAAAAGAATGGGTGTTTTACCAGTATTTTTATACAGGGTATTAAAAGAGAGGTTTAAAAAATGAGCAAGTCTAAATGTCTGGTAATTTTTTTTATTATTTTGCTTCTTTTCAGTTCTAACTTAAATTGTGTTAATGCAAAGTCAGAAAAAATATATTATAGAAATAAGATTATAGTTTTAACATATCATAATGTCAGCCCGCAAAAATTAACAAGGCTTACAATAACACCAGAAAGATTTGAGTCCGATATTATGCTATTAAGGGAAAAAGGTTTTAACTTTGTTTCTTTAAGGCAGACGATAGATGCTATTAATGGCAAGGGCAAAATTCCAGCAAATGCTGTTTTAATTACATTTGACGATGGATTAAAGGGTTTTTATAAACATGCAATGCCAATAATAAAAAAATATCGCATTCCAACTGTAAATTTTGTAATAACATCAAGAATTAAAAACAATGCTACAAAGGATAGTATTTCTATGAACACAGAGGAAATAAAGGATGTTATTTCAACGGGTTTAGTTGAAATTCAATCCCACACCCACGCGAGCCATGATTATATTTACATAAATGAAAATTTGGACAAAAGAAGCAAACTTGCATATCGAGCCTACGACCCTGTTAAAAAGACTATTGAAAGGCAAAATGATTTTGAAAATAGAATTTATAATGACCTTGTTGAATCAAGAAAAATATTAAAGGATGAATTTGGTATAGAATCAGATACACTTTGTTTTCCTTTTGGCCATTATAATAAAAAGGTCATAGATGAAGCTAAAAAGGCAGGATTTAAGTATTTTGTGACGACGGAAAGAGCAGCTAATGTATTAGCCTCCAAGTCGAATAAATTGTATAGGCTTCCTGCTGGATATAGCGATTTGAGCAGCAAGGAGGTGCTTAATGAAATTTTGAAATATGGGAGCTTAAAGTAATAGAGTTAATCGAGTATTGATTTTTGGGATAATGACATTGATGATGAGGTGTGGAATAATGTTTAGGCAAGGGGATTAGCATCAAAAGGTGCTAGTCTTTTTTTATTTGTTGAGATGGGCTTAAGATGTTCGAATATTACACAATCTTAAAAAAAAATTATTTCACAACTATTGCATAATTATAAATTAATATGTATAATTATAAAAAACAATCAAAAGGGGGAATTTAGATGGGAAGATAATACTTGCATATTCAGGAGGTCTGGACACTTCAATAATCATTCCATGGCTAAAGGAAAATTACAACAGTGAGATTGTAGCTGTTTGCATTGATGTTGGCCAAGGGGATGATATGGAAAAGGTTAAGGAAAAGGCTTTAAAGAGCGGAGCATCCAAGGTTTATATTGAGGATGTTAAAAAGGATTTTGTATCAGAGTATCTTTTTAAGGCTGTTAAGGCAAGAGCTTTGTATGAAGGGAAGTATCTTCTTGGAACATCATTCGCAAGACCCATAATGGCTGTTAAACTTGTTGAGATTGCCCATATGGAAGGGGCGGATATTATCTGTCATGGCTGCACAGGAAAGGGCAACGATCAGGTTAGATTTGAACTTGGTATAGCTGCACTTGACCCGAAGATAAAAATAATTGCGCCGTGGAGAATATGGAATATTAAGTCAAGGGAAGATGCAATCGATTATGCGAACAGCAAAGGCATAGAAGTTCCAGTTACAAAGCAAAAAATTTATTCTGTGGATAAAAATCTATGGCATACAAGCCATGAAGGCGGGGACTTAGAAGACCTTTGGAACGAACATAACGATGATATGTATGACACAGTGACTCCACCAGAAAGAGCAAAGGATTCTCCAACTTATATAGAGATTGACTTCGAAAAGGGTATTCCAAAAAAGGTTGACGGAAAAGAATTAGAGCCTGTCGAACTTATTGAAACATTGAACAGAATAGGTGGAGAGAATGGAATTGGAGTCATTGATATAGTCGAAAACAGATTAGTAGGTATGAAATCAAGAGGTGTATATGAAACGCCTGCAGGAACTATTCTTTATGAGGCCCACAGGAGCCTTGAGGCAATAACGCTTGATAAGGAAACATTTCATTATAAAGAACTAATATCGCATAAATATGCAGAAGTTGTATATAATGGACTATGGTTTACAAAACTGAGGGAAGCACTAGATGCTTTTATTGAAGCAACACAGGAGAACGTTAGTGGAAAGGTCAAACTAAAGCTTTATAAAGGCAACATAAAGGTTGCAGGTGTTAATAGTAAATATGCCCTTTATGATAAAAATATTTCTTCATTTGGATTCAGTGAAATATATAGCCATAAGGATGCAGAAGGATTCATCAATTTATTTGGATTACCAATTAAGATAAATTCATTAATGAAGGCGGGAATGATAGAAAATGAAACTTTGGGGTGGTAGATTCAACAAAGACCAAAATGAATTGATGAAGGAATTTAACTCGTCCTTTGGTTTCGATAAAAGGTTGATTTTTGAAGATATTAAAGGAAGCATAGCCCATGCAAGGATGCTAAAAAAAATTGGAGTATTCAGTGACGATGAGTTTGGCCTAATCGATGAGTCTTTAAACGAATTAATAAAGCAAATAAGGTCATGTCAAATAGAAGTTGATGGAGACTTTGAAGATGTTCATACATTTGTTGAAAATTTCCTTGTTCAAAAACTTGGAGATTTGGGTAAAAAGATTCATACTGCTCGAAGCAGAAATGACCAGGTAGCACTTGATATGAGATTATATTTAAAAAATGCGTGTAATAATGTTATAGACTATATCGAAGCATTAAGAGTTGCTTTGAGTAAAAAGGGCGCTGAAAATCCTTATCTTATGCCAGGATTTACTCATTTGCAGCCTGCACAAATAATTACATTTAAGTATTATCTATCGGCATATAACAGCATGCTTCAAAGAGATAAAAAAAGACTTATTAATGCTATAGACAATATGGATAAAAATCCACTTGGTTCATGTGCCCTTGCAGGAACAACACATGATATCGATATGGAATATACAAGTGATATTTTAGGGTTTATAAAACCCGTAGACAATTTTATAGATGGAGTTTCGGATAGGGATTTTGTAATTGAAGTTTTAGCTGCGCTCTCAATACTTATGATGCACTTGAGCAGATTGTGCGAAGATTTAATAATTTATAGCAGCAATCAGTTTAGGTTTATTACAATAAATGACCAATATTCAACTGGAAGCAGCATAATGCCACAAAAGAAAAACCCGGACAGCCTTGAGCTTATTAGAGGTAAAACGGGAAGAGTATATGGAGATTTGGTAGCATTGTTAACGACTATGAAGGCTCTTCCTCTTGCATATAACAAGGATATGCAAGAGGATAAGGAACCTGTATTTGATGCAATTGATACTGTCATTGCTTGTATCAGGGTTATGAAGGGCGTTATTGAAACTTTAAAAGTTAATAAGGATGAAATGCTAATTAGCTTGAATAAAGGGTTTATTAATGCTACTGAAGTTGCAGATTATCTTGTTAAAAAGGGAGTTGCTTTTAGAAGCGCACATGAAATAGTTGGAAGGATAGTTTTATTTTGCGAAGAAAAAAATAGAAACATTCATGAACTTTCAATTGAAGAACTAAAAAAATTTAGCGAACTTTTTGATAATGATATATATCCATATATTGACTATTTTAATATTGTAAACAAAGGAATTAAGAAAGCTATGCTGTAGTTTACAGCAAATTCATTCCGATTTCGACGATAAATCTTTAAAATAAAATAAATTAAATTATTTATCGACAAAAGTTTATAAAATTATGACAATTTAGAATATTGAAAAAAGTTGCACAAAATGATATAGTAAATTTATACAATTTTAAGGAGGGGTCACATGAAAAAGTTAGTCTCTTTAATGCTATCAGTATTATTAATTATCAGCTTATTTTCAGGTTGTTCGGGAAAACAAGCAAGTTCAGATGTAGTAAAGGTAGGCTGGATAGGTTCACTAACTGGCGACCAAGCAGTTTGGGGGATATCTGAATCAAGCGCTGTTGAGATGTTCTTTGAAGAAATAAACAACAATGGAGGTTTGTTAGGCAAGAAGATTGAAGTTGTAAAATATGACACAAGAGGAGATGGAACTGAAGCTGTTAACGCAGTAAGAAGATTAACAGGACAGGACAAGGTTATTGCAATAATCGGACCAAATTCAAGTGGACAAGCTATTCCTATTTCCTCTGTTCTTGAAGAAATGAAGGTTCCTGATATTGCAACTGTTGCTACTAATCCTAAGGTAACGGTTGTAGATGGCAAAGTTAAACCTTATAATTTCAGAGTTTGCTTTATTGACCCTTATCAAGGCGCGGTTGCTGCAGGATATGCAATTGACGTATTAAAGTTTAACAAAGCAGCAATACTTTATGATGTAGGCGACGACTATTCACAAGGATTAACGCAATATTTTGAGGAAACATTTACTAAAAAGGGCGGAAAGATTGTTGCTAAGGAAGGTTTTAAGAGTGGTGATGTGGACTTTAGAGCACAATTGACAAAGATTAAGGACGCTAATCCAGATGTTATATTTATGCCCTATTTCTTTAAAGAGGTTGCTCTTTCAGCTAAGCAGGCAAGGGAGCTTGGAATTAAGGCCACATTTATAGGTGGTGACGGATGGACATCAGATCAGCTTATTTCAATGGCTAAGGATGCTATTGAAGGTTCATATTATGTTAACCATCTTGATTATAATGACCCAACAGTTCAGGATTTTAAGAATAAATATAAAGAAAAATTTGGTAAAGACCCTGAGCTTAATGGATATTTAGCATATGATGCTTGTTCTATGCTAGTAGAGGCAATAAAGAAGGCAAATAGCTTTGAAGGGGAAAAGATTAAGGATGCACTTGAAACTGTTGATATAGTGGGTATCACTGGAAAACTAAAAATTGGGAAGGATTCGCACAATCCTGAGGGCAAGGATGCAGCTATAATTAAGATTGAAAATGGAGCGTTGAAGTTCATAGAAAAATATCAAGTTCAATAACAGGTGGGTTTATTCCCACCTTTCCTAAGTTGTGGAGGGATTGAGATGCTTAATTTTTTACAACAGTTAATTAATGGATTGTCTATAGGAAGTGTCTATGCTTTAATGGCAGTTGGCTATTCGCTTGTTTATAGCATTATGAACTTTTCAAATTTTGCCCACGGCGGAGTAATAATGTTTGGGGCTTATTTTGGTTTTTTCTTTATGACTCTTTACAAATTTCCTTTCTCAGTAGCTTTTATTGCTTCAGGAATTGCTGCTGCTATTTTAGCAGTTCTTGTAGAAAGAGTTGCTTATAGACCATTAAGAAATAGAAGAGCCCCATTTCTATACTTTATTATTTCAGCAATGGGTGTATCCATATTCCTTGAAAACATTGTAATTGCAACTATTGGTCCAAATTTTAAAACATATCCTGAAGTTTTTTCAGTTCAGCCGATTAAATTGGGTAGTATGGCCATAGGGAGAATCGATTTAATGATGTTTGTTATTTCTGCTGTTTGCCTTGCCTTCTTAATTTATCTTATCGATTTTACAAAGATAGGAAAGGCTATACAGGCAACGGCATACAATATGAGGGCAAGCGCACTTATGGGAATAAATACCGACATGATTATTCTAATAGTTTTTGGACTTGGCGGATTTTTAGCAGGGCTTGCTGGGGTTTTGTTTGGAATGAAATACACCGTTTATCCCCAGATAGGGAATATAACATTGAAATCATTTATAGCAGCTGTATTTGGAGGACTTGGCAGCATTCAAGGGGCTGTTATTGGTTCAATTTTATTAGGAATTATTGAAACAATTACTTCCGGTTATATTTCTTCGCAGTATAGAGATTTGATTGCATTTGCACTACTGATATTTATCCTCATAGTAAGACCAATGGGACTTATGGGCAAAGTTACTGAGGATAAGGCATAAGGAGGGCTTGTCATGCTTAGCTGGTATTATATTAAGGGAATATTAACTCTTGCAGGTATTTATCTTTTACCTGTGCTTGGTCTCTCGCTTTTAACAGGTTTTACAGGGTTATTTTCATTTGGACATGCTGGATTTATGGCTATTGGAGGATATACTACGGCTTTTATGATGGTTAAGCTGAACCTGCCTCTTATTCCATCTTTAATTATTGGAGGATTATTTGCTGCTCTTGCCAGCTTCATTATAGGTAAGCTTACTTTAAATTTGAAGGGTGATTATTTCTGCATTGCAACTTTGGGATTTGGTGAGGCTATAAGGCTTATTCTGGATAATGTTCAATATTTCGGAGGAGCAAGAGGATGGCCTGGTCTTCCTTTGAAGACTACATTAACTACAGTTGTAATAA from Caloramator mitchellensis includes the following:
- a CDS encoding polysaccharide deacetylase family protein; the protein is MSKSKCLVIFFIILLLFSSNLNCVNAKSEKIYYRNKIIVLTYHNVSPQKLTRLTITPERFESDIMLLREKGFNFVSLRQTIDAINGKGKIPANAVLITFDDGLKGFYKHAMPIIKKYRIPTVNFVITSRIKNNATKDSISMNTEEIKDVISTGLVEIQSHTHASHDYIYINENLDKRSKLAYRAYDPVKKTIERQNDFENRIYNDLVESRKILKDEFGIESDTLCFPFGHYNKKVIDEAKKAGFKYFVTTERAANVLASKSNKLYRLPAGYSDLSSKEVLNEILKYGSLK
- a CDS encoding argininosuccinate synthase; its protein translation is MKRGNLDGKIILAYSGGLDTSIIIPWLKENYNSEIVAVCIDVGQGDDMEKVKEKALKSGASKVYIEDVKKDFVSEYLFKAVKARALYEGKYLLGTSFARPIMAVKLVEIAHMEGADIICHGCTGKGNDQVRFELGIAALDPKIKIIAPWRIWNIKSREDAIDYANSKGIEVPVTKQKIYSVDKNLWHTSHEGGDLEDLWNEHNDDMYDTVTPPERAKDSPTYIEIDFEKGIPKKVDGKELEPVELIETLNRIGGENGIGVIDIVENRLVGMKSRGVYETPAGTILYEAHRSLEAITLDKETFHYKELISHKYAEVVYNGLWFTKLREALDAFIEATQENVSGKVKLKLYKGNIKVAGVNSKYALYDKNISSFGFSEIYSHKDAEGFINLFGLPIKINSLMKAGMIENETLGW
- the argH gene encoding argininosuccinate lyase, with product MKLWGGRFNKDQNELMKEFNSSFGFDKRLIFEDIKGSIAHARMLKKIGVFSDDEFGLIDESLNELIKQIRSCQIEVDGDFEDVHTFVENFLVQKLGDLGKKIHTARSRNDQVALDMRLYLKNACNNVIDYIEALRVALSKKGAENPYLMPGFTHLQPAQIITFKYYLSAYNSMLQRDKKRLINAIDNMDKNPLGSCALAGTTHDIDMEYTSDILGFIKPVDNFIDGVSDRDFVIEVLAALSILMMHLSRLCEDLIIYSSNQFRFITINDQYSTGSSIMPQKKNPDSLELIRGKTGRVYGDLVALLTTMKALPLAYNKDMQEDKEPVFDAIDTVIACIRVMKGVIETLKVNKDEMLISLNKGFINATEVADYLVKKGVAFRSAHEIVGRIVLFCEEKNRNIHELSIEELKKFSELFDNDIYPYIDYFNIVNKGIKKAML
- a CDS encoding ABC transporter substrate-binding protein; translated protein: MKKLVSLMLSVLLIISLFSGCSGKQASSDVVKVGWIGSLTGDQAVWGISESSAVEMFFEEINNNGGLLGKKIEVVKYDTRGDGTEAVNAVRRLTGQDKVIAIIGPNSSGQAIPISSVLEEMKVPDIATVATNPKVTVVDGKVKPYNFRVCFIDPYQGAVAAGYAIDVLKFNKAAILYDVGDDYSQGLTQYFEETFTKKGGKIVAKEGFKSGDVDFRAQLTKIKDANPDVIFMPYFFKEVALSAKQARELGIKATFIGGDGWTSDQLISMAKDAIEGSYYVNHLDYNDPTVQDFKNKYKEKFGKDPELNGYLAYDACSMLVEAIKKANSFEGEKIKDALETVDIVGITGKLKIGKDSHNPEGKDAAIIKIENGALKFIEKYQVQ
- a CDS encoding branched-chain amino acid ABC transporter permease, with amino-acid sequence MLNFLQQLINGLSIGSVYALMAVGYSLVYSIMNFSNFAHGGVIMFGAYFGFFFMTLYKFPFSVAFIASGIAAAILAVLVERVAYRPLRNRRAPFLYFIISAMGVSIFLENIVIATIGPNFKTYPEVFSVQPIKLGSMAIGRIDLMMFVISAVCLAFLIYLIDFTKIGKAIQATAYNMRASALMGINTDMIILIVFGLGGFLAGLAGVLFGMKYTVYPQIGNITLKSFIAAVFGGLGSIQGAVIGSILLGIIETITSGYISSQYRDLIAFALLIFILIVRPMGLMGKVTEDKA